Below is a genomic region from Pleuronectes platessa chromosome 2, fPlePla1.1, whole genome shotgun sequence.
ttcctgtttggaaactggccagcagctccaagtgcagaacttctggtaccttcaggaaaatacaacaggcagtgaatcatttacttcaccacctgttgggcttgtcgttcatgcagtagaaagtaggaagtcaagacggatgaagattttataaatactaacctgtagtgacaaacgagccaaacagtcaaaggaattACGATCggaagtagaaccccacatgaagcaatgatccatttccaggaacctgatcaagacgacataatacttgtttaaataaataaaactgttataataacaacaacaattggatttccaatcatcTTGGCAGACACATGTAGTAAGTGTCAAgaaagggcccactgtatttggtattaagccgatccagtcattttttatctctttctttaacattgtgcttttaaaacgttttcccagggaataattcttggaccttaatgaaaaaaatctgccgtatttagaggactgatatctatgagtgtgtgaaatttggtgcggcttgattgtatttaaggggactgctgggccttggtgaatatgcgctctactgagtcccattgtagtttctttcatctcattagatcctgagggatcttcctgatgaaattagaccttgatgaaaagacagagcaggaggagaaccagacaaccaaaaggcttcactcaataatggaaaatgtgttgattaatattgagtatttcctccaaaacaagtagatgtatataaataagaaaaataccagtggaggccggagtctcctctgatgtgaagtttcctaaaagaaacaacagttgatatgtgacactgatccacttctatagaacacacagcagagtgatgatgttcagctgacctctgtccggtctcactgataaccagctctctggactctgcagctgtctgtcgtgggacacacacctgtagaagccttcatcttcccgtgtcacattcttaagagtcatctttacgactcggtctgaaccggacgaactgttagagtcaatcaatgctccgtttttaaagaagctggtttgtttgtgtttgccgctctgatgctgacaacacaaggtgacatcgtcacCCGTAAACACAGGGaaggcttgggtcttcagaatgatgtcgccatctgtggaagaaaaatagaaggcatcCTCACACCagtacactccactggtcccacTGGCAGCAGTGAACACAAATACTTCAGACTTGCAAGGGCTCATGCTACCTCCTGGCGTTGAATAGTGAACGGTGAGGTTTGAGGTCCCTGCTTTTAGGTCAGGAGAGAAATGCACCAGCTTCCACCCTGAGAAGTTAGTCTGAGATGTGAGGCACTGCAGAGTGAAACACTCCCCACTGAACATCTGTCTGGTGtcaggagtcagagagagcgagggagggggcaACTCTAGGACAGAGGTTGACAGAGAGAAATTGGgggaaaaggggagagaagatgagagaagcaacagaaacagtctGCGATTGAGGCTTTTCAGACGTATCCTGGTTTGACGATTGGTCAATCTGTAATGGACATAACTGAAATAGCCACATATCTTGACAAAAtatcagaaacaacacaaaaactgaGATGTGTTTGGCATGGTCAGAAAGTTTGGACAACCAATCAGGGATGAGTAAAGTCATTTGAAAGCAATCCATCGATGTGTCTGCCATTGTTACCTCtgccgaggtcagaggtcatgttttcacccctgtctgtttgtttgaaaggaaaataacacaagaaCAACCCAACAGAGTTGCATGGAACTTGGTGGAACAATTTGGTTTGAGTCAGAGAAGAAGCCATTATATTTGGATCTTCAtgtaacattttgagattctacgtttttcaacactttcacatttatggaactaatatctatgagtgagtgtagcagcttgattgaatttaaggggactgatgggccttggcggaggtgcgcTCCACCGAATGCCCTTCtagttttaactgtaaatctcCGCTGTCTGTGAAACTTCTGCTCTCACTTAATGTGATTTGCCTTCAGCTGTACTCTAATCTCCATACTTGCTCCACTGTAGTCTCTAAAATCACCTGTGCCTACACTTCACTAACAATTATACATTTAGGAAACACCCTTCTCATGTGATAATCTTTCAAACCCAGTCAACATGAATTTCTCCAGTAGGGGTCAGATTGCCTATTTAATTCCTACATGAACATAAAACCAACAATgtatctaatgttagcatgctgtgTCCTGCTCACTGTTGTTAAAGCAGGACAATGGCTTCACATCTCACAAGGATGACATAGGATTTTATAATAATGAGACATATTAGCATTGAGTAATAAAAGGGTGTAAAATATGATGACTTGCTCTTATAATAACCTTGCTGGTGCAAGGACACTAATACTTTTAAAGGTAATGGTAGatggctctctgattggtttattgcatgttatgCCCAAAACCCACCTCTGAATagtaaagagacaaaacaaatcttgtgtcgagtgcagcaacattttgtaataaatcaagtACTACAGGGagagttgtgtctgtttttggattcaatgtttggcaaaaaaatgtatgactgaAGATATCCTATTGataattaatatacattttttttgacagttttacattttgagattGACCTGTCCGGGGTGTACCCTCTCACCTAATGTCAGCTAGGGTTCGCTCCAGGGACCCTCAAaggggttttcaacattttattgctgctaaacacagtcagtcatgaagccaaaataagcttaaatgaataaacaaattaaaaaaaaatcttctgagagttttctgatcaattagaaatagtataaaccaTGTTTTGACCCATGATAGGGAGGAGTGACAGAGGCTGTTTTGAGGAAAATAAGAGCCTCTATGTGTCTCTGCATTAGTCAGTTTGAGAATACACAACCTCTGTACTCATCTGATTCGTCCTGTGCAAAGCAGAAACCTGATGCCGCGCTGCAGTGGCTGCAGTCGTTGCTGCTGCTCACCTGACACTCCAAGCGAGACTGGCCGGGCCTTTAGCTCAACCTCAGTCCGGCTCTCCCGACACTCGGCTTGGCACCAGTACCTGTCGGCCTCCTCCCGT
It encodes:
- the LOC128457310 gene encoding uncharacterized protein LOC128457310; this encodes MFSGECFTLQCLTSQTNFSGWKLVHFSPDLKAGTSNLTVHYSTPGDGDIILKTQAFPVFTGDDVTLCCQHQSGKHKQTSFFKNGALIDSNSSSGSDRVVKMTLKNVTREDEGFYRCVSHDRQLQSPESWLSVRPDRGNFTSEETPASTGSWKWIIASCGVLLPIVIPLTVWLVCHYRYQKFCTWSCWPVSKQEVPAGVLPATKLDVTEVQCDLSWMEMSNLLEKDSYSGT